The nucleotide sequence ATAGAGTTCGCTCAGCGATATGCCTCTGCGGGGGCGCCACCCCTCACGATTTTGTCCCCCGCACAGAGTTTGCTTAGCGATATGCATCTGCGGGGGGCCCTATCGAATGAGAGAGTGCTGGAGCAGTTCAGCTCAGAGCGagtggtattgtccgctttaggGATCGGGAGCTTGCGCAGAGTTGCTTAACGATATGTCTCTGCAGAGGTGccacccctcacggttttgtcccccgCACAGAGTTCGCTTAGTGATATGCCTCTGTGGGGGCCCCCTCTCGAATGAGAGAGTGCTGGAGCAGCTCAACTCAGAACGagtggtattgtccgctttggagaATGGGAGCTCGCACAGAGTTCACTTAGCGATGTGCCTCTGCGGAGGCACCACCCCTTACGGTTTTGTCCCCCGCATAGAGTTCACTTAGCGATATGCCTCTGCGCGGGGGGTGGGGGGGCTCTGACGCTCAGCCTTCTGGGGTCGTGCCTGCTGAAGTCCTTCTGAGCTTGGTGGGAGCTTCGGTGATGGCTACGCTCTGCAGGAAAGCGACGTCGCGAGCGCTGTCGTGAGGTCTTGCACACATGAGAAGGAAGTACATGCTGGTTTCTTACTTGCTGTAGGAAGACAGAAGAGTTTGAAGGGCAATGAGATTAAATGGGACTGTATCCTTTGCCACAGAGGCTTACAATCCCATTTTGAAACTCCATAACTCTCCTCCTCCAggcttcagcttttatttctcttcccctccaactcgttgacgtgagactcaggctactacttctcactggtTGCCCCCACGTCCCACGTCGTTGCAACGGGAGCCGTtcctgattcgagatggctcgggTGAAAGTTTCTTCCTCCGCTTAACGTGAacccgtggaggcggcacaaaagaggcctccacttgttgcaggctttggactgCAATGGCTAGCGTTTGGGCTTGCTACACCAGCGCGTCGAACTGCTCGggttggacttgtggaacttgatctaccGGAGGTCTTGGTGGTAGATTCTGGACTGAACATCCGGGGCTTGGAGCATGATGCCGGAAGGCGTTAGAGACTCCTCCGCTCCTTAGTCTCATGATCACGACTCGggtccttcctctagcgccaactgttgatagaaattggacccgggggtgaccaCTGATCGAGAAGGAGAAGCTCCGGTGCTTATGGTGCGTCGGCGGGCTGCATCCTCTGGAGGACCTTCAAAAAGCCGgtggtcggggcttccggcgctggccctccgatgcttaagtcagaggggggctttatttggagaaggagatgagTTGTATATTGGAGTTTAGAAGTCAGAATCAAGAAGAATAATCCCCCtttaaagaggaagaagttcccctttTGTAGGAGGGatacagggttacctgtgatgtgaccggACGAATTAAATGAGTTACCGTTATGATTGAGTGTGGTCATCTGGATTAATGCGTTGCCGTGGAGGACGGGACTGAAGCCAATGAGTTGTTGTGGGTGACCGGACATAGTTGAGTGAGTCGataagttgccgtggatggcctgagATTTTGAATAAGCTGGGGATCCatggagaccatgcgcattaattgctgacagtcgtagcagggtatggtccctggttgatgtgtgtggcgtggccggcaagcaaagcatggtacagtgagactgctgcagggcgtggccgcagcatgtggatgacgagtTCGGTCTtctgggctcggcctgcatgagctgggtttgcatgagctcggccttctaagcTCGGTCTGCTGGGcttggcctgcatgagctcggcctgcatgagctcggtcggAGCTCGGCCTGCGTGagttcggcctgcatgagctcggttttCTGAACTCGGTCTGTGTGAGCTCAgtttgcatgagctcggcctgcatgagctcagtctttgctttgtggggtggtccatttttcccccaacaataccatagatataaaataatttttttgataattaTCAATATATACTTTACTTTATGTACAGTGACATGATCAAATGATATAAGCTCTACCTTTATCATGAGTGGTTTTCTGTTACAATGTATTTCATCACATTACGAACTTTCGGCTACATACATCTTCAAATAGCATCCAATGCAACCCGTATTTTTCCTCAAGAATTTCCAGTCAAAAACTTGACCGAATAAAGAAGGTCTTTATTTCCTCTCCAAGAGGTCGAGTTCGAGGGTGCAGAACTGGGTCCAGGCCGGATTTCCATTTACGAAAACCTTTTCCGCACTTTCCCGTTTCCGTCATTTCCATTTCCGAGACCAACCAGATTCCGTCAAACCCCGGTTAGTTTCCCCTCCTCCACTCCAATTCCCCGTCTCTGGATTCCCATCACTTCCGTGCAAGATAAAAGCGTCACCACCCTCCACACTCCCCGCATCCCTTCGTCACCCCAGCAGCTAACAACTCCGGTTAATTATAGATAATCTCACTTCGAGTGACAGGACACCTCAAGCCCCTATATCAGTGCTTCTCTCTCACGGACTCCcgtcttttttctttcaaagcGAAGACTCGTCTCCGACTCTCCCACTGAAAAGCCGACACACTTAACTAGCCTAAATGtcattctagagagagaaagtgagaGAGTTTAGAGAAAGAAAGCTTGGGACCTAGCTCTCATTGCGGAAGGTGGTGCTCCGACCCGGGCTTTTGCAGCGTAGAAGGCGACCGCGGCGGCGTTGGAGAGAGTTCCGGCGGGATCTGCGGTTGAGGGGGATGGCGGAGGCGGGGGAGGGGAAGACCGGGATGGGggagggggagaagaagaggcAGGAGCAGAGCGTGGCGTTCTACGAGTTGTTCACGTTCGCGGACCGCTACGATCTGGCTCTTATGGGGGCGGGGAGTCTCGGCGCGGTGGTCCACGGATCGGCGATGCCGGTTTTCTTCCTACTATTCGGCGATCTCGTCAACGGATTCGGCAAGAACCAGGCGGATCTCGGCACGATGACCAACGAGGTCTCCAAGGTCCGGTCAccgcctctctctccctctctcctctcctctttagatctctccatactttctctattttctttattatttttaaaatgatttatTGCTATTTTTTTCAGTATGCTCTCTACTTCATCTATCTCGGGCTCGTTGTGTGCGTATCCTCCTATGCCGGTGAGTCTCTTTGCCTCTCCTTTTATTTCCCTCCTAAGTTGATTTAAATTACCATTGTTGTTAGTATTGATTCCGATCGGGACACCGGCCGTGAGGTAAGACGAGAAAAGGGTGCCTTTTTTTTCACTCTTCCCCTCCTCCGGCGGTCCGTCAACTCCTATGGACGTTGTCTTCCGGCGTTACCGCATAGAAAATCTATGCGGACAACATATCTCGGCCGTCCAGCGACGCCCCCACTCCGGCGCGTCGCTTCGCAGGGCGCCGACGAACAAAGTGGACGAGCCTGGCTTCTGCGTCCGCATAGAACTTTGTGTACGCGCGTCTGGATGGGagcatcctcctcctctcttaccCCTCCCTTCGGTATCCGCGGTCGCTGTCGCCTTACTTCGTGGGCCGGGAACGAAAACGTCGCGCTCTTTTATTCCTTAATTTATCCTGATTTATTTGGCCTCGGAGCATTGACAGCCGTTAAACTGATCTCACGGTTACCGTTAAGAATGTCTCCTCGACTTCGCCGTTTGGTTTCCGGCTTCGTGGCGAGATCCGGTCACTCTCCGATGAGCTTACCGTGTCTTGTTTATATGATGAACAGAGATCGCGTGCTGGATGTACACCGGAGAGAGGCAGGTGGGTACGTTTCGACGGCGATACCTGGAAGCAGTTCTGAAGCAAGACGTCGGATTCTTCGACACCGACGCCCGGACGGGGGACATCGTCTTCAGCGTCTCCACCGACACCCTTCTGGTTCAGGACGCCATTAGCGAGAAGGTAACGTCACCACTCCGACTCCACTCACCTCCCCCGGCTCACGTTAGCGCACGCTCATACTCGTCAGCTAAACTGGGCCTTCGATGACAGGTCGGTAACTTTATCCACTACCTGTCAACTTTCCTGGCCGGGCTCGTGGTGGGCTTCATCTCCGCCTGGAGGCTAGCGCTCCTCAGCGTGGCTGTGATCCCTGGCATCGCCTTCGCCGGCGGCCTCTACGCCTACACTCTCACCGGCCTGACCTCCAAGGGCCGGGAATCCTATGCCAATGCCGGTATCATCGCAGAGCAGGTAATCAACTAACCATCACGAGGTGGTGACCATATACATCCAAAAGCTTCTCACTTTTACCGTGCTTTAAAACTGGGAAATATTTGATGGGCTTTATAAGCTACAGTGGCCGATTTAGGAGAAGCAGAGAGGGTCGTTGTCGTGGCCTCGTGGATGTAGACGTGTGTGTATGATGAATGCTATAGGGCCTTTTCTTGATGGCGTTAACGCTTGATAGAGATTGTTTCTTTGTTGCTTCTCCGATTGGTACAAACGTTGAACACAAAATTATTCATATCTCATGAAGTCCGAAAAGATAATGCCGGACCGTACGTACCTCCATCCCCACTTCCAATTGATGCTTGAATTGTATTTGATCTCTATGATTCTAGTAGCAAACATCTTTTTTGAATCTAGCCGTTGATTCGGCTCAGCGATGGCACCTGTCCCAGTCTTGATTAGAGTGGGCCTGTCATGTTATTCTGTGTGGTCAGCTTCAGCCCAGTGAAGGTTGTGGGCCCACCGCGGTCGAGAGGTGCGTTAGGTGCATTTTGGCTGGTCTATGTGGAGGGTGGTGGATTACCCAGGGTTTAGGGCTGGTTTGCAGTTGTCCGCTTGTTATCATGCGTTGCTGCGCAAATGCATGATGTTATGGGTCATCGAGTTGGTAGATTTCTTTTGGATGAAAGGTCTAAATCTGTTCAGTTGTTGGACTATCATTGTGATAGATATGGAGCCGGTCCATGATGGCTTTTGGATACTACGTTAGACAATGTTATTAGtttgaaatataaaaaaaggaaCCAGAAAATAAGGAAAAATAGCATTCTGTGTGCTTAAACATTTTCTTGCACAATGCTTTGCGGATTGCCCAATTGTTGTGTCACAGTGCAATGTTAAAGTAGTTTCAGAAATTGTAGGATCCCATACCTTTTTACTCTTTAAATGATATAGCTTCGTTAGGGAACAGTAGACACTTTTCTCTCATAAAATGGAACAGTGCACCCTCATGATGAGTAAATTGCATGTCAAACTATAAGCATGTGCTTGCTTACTGTACATGACTCACCTCATAAATCTTTTTTCCAGGCCTAGGGAATCAATTTATGTTGGATTATAATTGGAGTCAGAAATTGTACTAGTTTAGAAGTTCTTATTAGCCAGCAGCCTAGCTCCTATTGTTTTAGTTGCTACATTCATGCTGTTTGCGCTTGTCATGCATATTGTTATTATCGGATGTGCCGTCTGCTTTTTAGGTTACTAATATTTTTTAGTTGGCATCTGAGTTCTGGATTTTATCACATAGTTGTTTGAATCCTCCTTTTGATAACTTCTCTTAGGCAATTGCACAAGTGCGAACTGTATATTCATTTGTTGGAGAGAGCAAAGCCCTCAATTCCTACTCAGAAGCAATTCAGAACACGCTGAAGCTTGGGTACAAAGCAGGGATGGCAAAAGGTTTGGGAATTGGGTGTACATATGGGATTGCATGCATGTCATGGGCCTTGGTGTTCTGGTACGCCGGTGTCTTCATCAGAAATGGACAGACTGATGGTGGAAAAGCTTTTACAGCCATATTTTCTGCCATTGTTGGTGGGATGTGAGTTCCTACTCCTTAATTGTCAGCTTTTTATGACTAAATTCAGTTTAGAATTTATTTCATTTTCATAGAGTCATAACTATTGGTAGCGATTCATAGTTGAAGGAAGAGAATTGCAGGATTTCACTATCACCAGTTTGGttacttaactgattatatgtTTTATCATTTGCCTGGTGCATTTATTGAGCATTACCAGCAAGTATCAGTAACAGAGGTTTGTTGGTATGAATTATGCCTTCATACAAAACTAATGCATGCCATTCTTTTTGTTCATATTTTTACGTGTACGGTTATGCAGGAGTCTAGGCCAAGCATTTTCAAATCTTGGAGCCTTTAGCAAAGGGAAGATTGCTGGATACAAGCTGATGGAGATCATTCGGCAGAGACCCTCTATTATTCAAGATCCCTCCGATGGGAAATGTTTGCCTGAGGTCCATGGAAACATAGAGTTCAAAGATGTTACTTTTAGCTACCCATCAAGACCTGATGTCATTATTTTCCGAGATTTCTCGCTTTTCTTTCCTGCTGGGAAGACAGCTGCAGTTGTCGGAGGTAGTGGGTCTGGAAAGAGTACTGTTGTGGCTCTGATTGAAAGGTTCTACGATCCTAACCAGGGTAATTTAGACCTTAAGCTCATTGTCACCAAGGCATCTATATGGTGTTAGTCATCTATGTTAGCCTGGCTTGAATTAATTCTTTCCTTGCATTGCTGTTGCAGGGCAGGTTCTGCTGGATAATGTGGATATAAAGACATTACAACTGAAATGGTTGAGAGATCAAATTGGTTTGGTGAACCAAGAACCTGCACTTTTTGCAACAACAATACTTGAGAACATACTCTATGGAAAGCCTGATGCCACAATTGCTGAAGTTGAAGCTGCTGCATCGGCAGCTAATGCTCATAGCTTCATTTCTCTGCTTCCGAATGGCTACAACACCCAGGTGAGTTTGAGCTCTTTATCAAGGTTAGCTACTTAGTATAATAATTGTAAGAATAATAACTGTAAGTAAGGATCCTATGCCTAGAGTTGTTTGCCAACGTGGGTATTTTGTTTGCCATAGTAATCTATCCAAAACCATCCCCTGAAACTAATGTTCATTGATTTTGCGCTCTGCTAACTTTATCTTTGCTTAAACTCCTTTTGCGCGAAGCATATTACAGATCCTGATCATATGCTTCATATGGGTTttgcttctctttctctctttttgtgCGTGGAACATAATCCTATTATATTGTTTCTTTAATAATTAAAGTTCGTCTTTAGCCCAAAGGTCAGATTGCAAGATGATCCGTGCCAGTATTTTGTGTTATGCTCACTTGCCATTCCTGCAAAATTCATGTCCACCTGAACAGCTGTAAAGAAAAGGCAAGCTTCTACTTTGGTAAAAGGTGTTTTCCCTTTTAATTTTACGAGATCTATGAGTAATTGTCTTGCAAAGCCATTAGGAGCTTCTATTTTCTGTACAGGTCAATGCGACAGTGTGTTGGAAGTAAAACATAAAccagattttgaatcattatcaAACAGAAATCTTCATAGCATTCTAATAATTTGCAGCTATTTTCTCTAGAATTTTAGATGGCTAATCTTCAAATTTCTAGTGTTATCTTTCTATGTACTTTGAAGGGAAACAAGTTTTTCATTTGTCCCTTCTAAATGCAATTTTTTATCAAATCCAGGCAGGAGAACGAGGAGTACAGCTATCCGGTGGCCAGAAACAGCGAATTGCTATTGCTCGTGCCATGCTAAAGAACCCCAAGATCCTCCTCCTTGATGAAGCCACCAGCGCCCTGGATTTAGGTTCTGAGAGCATCGTTCAAGAAGCCCTGGACCGCCTCATGGTTGGGAGAACAACTGTAGTTGTTGCACACCGGCTCTCCACTATAAAGAACGTTGATATGATAGCTGTGATGCAGCAAGGTCAAGTTGTTGAGACTGGGACCCATGAAGAGCTTCTTGCAAAGGGAAGCTCAGGAGCTTATGCCTCTCTTATTCGGTTCCAGGAGATGGCAAGAAACAGGGACTTTGGTGCCCCATCCACTCGCAGATCCCGATCTTCACGCCTGAGCCATTCACTTTCCACTAAATCTCTAAGTCTTCGGTCTGGAAGTTTGAGAAACTTGAGCTATCAGTACAGCACTGGAGCAGATGGCCGAATAGAGATGGTTTCTAATGCAGATAATGATCGCAAGTATCCGGCACCACGCGGTTACTTTTTTAAGCTCCTGAAGCTAAATGCACCAGAGTGGCCTTACAGTATCTTGGGTGCCATTGGATCTGTACTCTCTGGTTTCATAGGCCCAACATTTGCAATCGTGATGAGCAATATGATTGAAGTGTTCTACTATAGGGACCCAAATGCAATGGAGAGAAAGACAAGAGAGTATGTGTTCATATACATCGGCACTGGGCTTTATGCTGTTGTTGCTTATCTGGTACAGCATTACTTCTTCAGCATCATGGGGGAAAATCTCACCACCAGGGTGAGGAGAATGATGCTTGCGGGTATGGCCGGATTTTGATTCTGCTTTCTTCTCAAGTTTATTGTCAAAGTAAATCATGATCAAAGTACTACATTTTTTATGCAGCAATTCTAAGGAACGAAGTGGGCTGGTTTGACGAGGATGAGAACAATTCCAGCCTTCTAGCCGCCCGACTGGCTACAGATGCAGCTGACGTGAAATCTGCGATCGCCGAGAGGATCTCCGTGATCCTGCAGAACATGACTTCTCTCCTTACATCCTTCATAGTTGGTTTCATTGTTGAATGGCGTGTTGCTCTCCTCATTCTTGCCACCTTTCCTCTTCTCGTCCTCGCCAACTTTGCACAGGTAGTTTGCTCTATTCTCTATTTTTCTAATGACTACCGAGACACCTCCCTTACTGGAAACTAGAgctgaaataaaataaaatgcctAAAATATGCGTATTATTTGGCTAGTGgttcatttcttcttctttttttttttttaatgtgaaTCTGGTTCATTTTCTTTGCTGAGGCATATACAAGTTGTCTTCACGACAATCAGAGATCAATCAGCATACTAATCTGGCCGGTAACATTGTAAATGAGTTGGAAATAGGCTTACGTATCAATCTCCTTTAATATGCTTGTATTAAATCTAGTGGGTTGGATACGGGCAATCTGTTCCCTTTCCCGGAATCCAATGACCCTCGCTATTGAAACAGCAGTAGATAAAAGGAGTTATGGGGGGAATAATAAAGAAAGCATGGACAAATTGTACAGTCGATACTGCCAAAGTATACCGTAGCACGTGCTTCCTGGCAGCTGCTGTGTTGGCTCTTTAATTTATGGCAAGAAGCTGTTCTCTTTGACCTATATATACAatgatataataaataaaagagtGCGTAGAAATCTCCCCCGCATTTATTAACCTGTTTTCGGGTATGCTGTCCATGTATATCTCGAGGTTCTTTGTACAAACTGTCTTTCTTGCAGTTGCAGGAAATTTGGAGCCACTCGATGGCAGCCCTCTGCCGCCCTTCAATTGTTTTGTCAGGGACTGGTAAAAAGTTATAGAAAAAGTAGGGAGTACTTACTCTTTTCTGCTCCAAACCTGTTTTGAACCTTTCCTCACTGCATTAAAAAATGCATGCTGATATTGAGAGATTCTTTTGCTCGTGATGCTCTCTGAACTTcgccttttaaaaaaaaaaaattctgtctCCTTTGGATTCTTATGGAGAGAGAGTGATTCCATAACCCCACTGGTGAGCTTAACTCTCTTAGTTTTTCATCATTTGATCATCTTGATTCACTATCCACTGTGTATGGAAAATTAATGCCGGAACCCATGGTTGCTCCTTTGTGCTCTTGCTTCCTTTAATGCTCTTTATCCGAAGGTTTAAAAAAAACACAGATTCGTTCCGCCAACCTTGCATGGAAGACTGCATCTCTTTGTACTGATGCATAGATGGCCTCTTTATTAAATAGGCCATGCTGGGAAGTTCAGAAATTTCTTAATTGTCCATGGATTATTGGAAGTACAATCTACATATTTTGGTTTAAGTAGAGATTCAAATACATTGAAATGTTGTTGGAtatttgttcttcttttttttattgagtAAAAATGGACGAAGTGAGACATTTCCCCCAAGTGATATTTGTTCCCATGATTATTACTGAGCATTTTGTTTCTCATGCGGACTTAAAATCTAGATGTTGTTTATGAGAGAGTAATCCCCAAGCTAGGCTTCAGCATTTGGTATTCAATTATATTGTTGCAGAATTCTCAAAATATTGTCCTCCTCTTTATTAGCTAAATGATACTCCAATGCTAAAATCAAactatttataaattatttcgtAATTCTCGCATTGTTCATGTTGTTTATGAGTTGTTCGTGGCTCGCTCATGAGACACCTATGGTTACATAGTAATAGTGATCTATTGTTGTCGGTGGTGCCAGCATTCGCTGCTGTTTGTTGCCAATTTCTCCTGTGCTTTTCTTCATGTGGTATATAATACATCTCTTTGGTTTTTAATTCAATATTAACTTTGCAACTCAAGACATGATTAATTATCTTTGTTCTTCCCGAACTTCTGCAATATGGGCACATTTTTTCCCCTGAATTACATCTATTTTCTCCGAATTGAATTATTTCAGAATGATGAAGTTGTGCCAGTGCTTGTATCCTCTATGGATCCTGACAGtttctcttgatgttgtcaGCAACTCTCACTGAAGGGGTTTGCAGGGGACACGGCAAAAGCCCATGCGAAGACAAGCATGATTGCTGGGGAGGGTGTGAGCAACATCCGCACCGTGGCAGCCTTCAACGCACAAGATAAGATCCTCTCGCTCTTTCACCATGAGCTTCGAGTTCCCCAGCGTCGCAGTCTCCGTCGGAGCCAGACATCTGGCCTTCTTTTCGGCCTGTCCCAGCTTTCCCTCTATTCCTCGGAGGCTCTTGTCCTCTGGTATGGTGCTCATCTTGTCCGCTCTGGTGCTTCCACCTTCTCCAAGGTCATCAAGGTCTTTGTTGTCCTTGTCATCACTGCCAACTCTGTCGCTGAGACTGTCAGCCTTGCACCAGAGATCATCCGAGGTGGTGAATCCATTCGCTCCATCTTCTCTATTCTCAACCGAGGAACCCGCATTGACCCTGATGATCCTGAAGCTGAGCCTATCGACTCCATTCGAGGCGAGATCGAGCTGAGGCATGTCGATTTTGCTTATCCATCTCGGCCCGACGTGCCCATTTTCAAGGACTTCAACCTAAGAATCCGTGCTGGCCAGAGCCAAGCTCTTGTTGGGGCCAGCGGATCTGGGAAGAGTACTGTCATTGGCCTTATCGAGCGGTTCTATGATCCCACTGCAGGGAAGGTCATGGTAGATGGCAAAGATATCCGGAGGCTGAACTTGAAGTCCTTGAGACTCAAAATTGGACTTGTACAGCAGGAGCCTGTGCTCTTCGCTGCAAGCATTTTTGAGAACATTGCCTATGGAAAGGACAGGGCGACCGAGGAGGAGGTGATTGAGGCGGCACGGGCTGCCAATGTGCATGGATTTGTGAGTGTACTGCCTGAGGGGTACAAGACGGCGGTGGGTGAGAGAGGGGTGCAGCTATCCGGTGGGCAGAAACAGAGGATTGCAATCGCAAGGGCGGTGCTCAAAAATCCAGCGGTGCTGCTTTTGGACGAGGCGACGAGCGCATTGGATGCAGAGTCAGAATGTGTTCTGCAGGAGGCTCTGGAGCGGTTGATGAGAGGGCGGACCACCGTCCTAGTGGCGCACCGCCTCTCCACAATTCGAGGGGTGGACTCCATTGCAGTGGTGCAGGATGGGCGTATTGTGGAGCAGGGGAGCCACACGGAGCTGGTGACCCGGGCTGATGGGGCATACTCCCGGCTGTTGCAGCTGCAGCACCATCATGTCTGATAGAATGTAATGTCACCATGCTGCACCTTCCTTCCAGTTGGGCCTCCCTACCCTCATGGTTTTGAGATGATATGACATTTGGTTTTGGGTGTTCTTTTGAAGATTTGTGGATGTAGATATGAGTGAGGGGCTTAGCTTCTATCTTGTCttgatatttaagaggagggGGTAAGTGTTGGATATTGTTATTATCATAATTCTCGTAAGGACTTAATTTAAACTGTTTTCTCCGTCTTGGAACGATCAATTAGTAATAGTGAAAAAAAAATCGGCCTCGAGTTATCGTTATATGTGGAACTCAGCAGGTGCTACCTCCAGCATCCCACAGTTTGGACATCTGAATGCTGTTAATGCTTTAATTGGTGCATGAAGGGTTATATGACCCCCTGGCAACATGAACTTTTCTATCTGAATCTGAAATGGTCCATTTACCGGTTGAGTATTTTTCTAACTGAAGTCAGACGCAATGTATCTTCGACAGCTGATGGTGCTTGCTCAGAATAGAAAAGTTTGTGGGGTGGGATTTGCAAATGTTCCAACAGGATTTCATCCTTGACAATATGATCGGAGAAAAATATTGTTAATGCCTAGTTATCACATCAGATTTAGATCTGACTAAAATCTTAGATAGCATCGGGGAAATTCTATTATCTTAGAAGGAATGCAGTTAAAAAAATCTGTGCTATTCTTGAGTCCGAACTTTCTTAGTTCAGGTCTTGCAAACTAGCAAACGAGCAACATGATAATTTTCTCTTCAGTGGTGTAGTTGTTTTTCTTGCCAATCCGAGGTTCCTGTTTGACAATCAAAAAACTAATAACTATTCATTTTAGGGCTTACTCTAAAGTATGGTAtacatctcttttttttttttttttttttttttttttttttttttttttttgctaaagaaaaggggtaggggggaggaagggacaagcccacccccacgtagcagcccccactgggcccccgccccgccaggagaatgttcgatgcgggcagaaatggccgtgtgttgggcaccccgaccggttttactcataccctccccacccatgggcccggctcagctaccccTCTGGGCTCTGGCTCAAGTCCcaagtgtgagtacgtcacacccggcaccaccccggctactagcggttcaagagcggtcctatacctcaagtccaagcagtggccaaagtagtgagctccggtccacaatttaatcgtcgccgcagcgattcgaacttggaaccttaaggttagaatttctgcccagtaccactaggctaccaccttggtggcgtaTGGTATACATCTCTTCACGGATCAAATTTGGTCTGCCATATTAT is from Phoenix dactylifera cultivar Barhee BC4 chromosome 6, palm_55x_up_171113_PBpolish2nd_filt_p, whole genome shotgun sequence and encodes:
- the LOC103703336 gene encoding ABC transporter B family member 19, translated to MAEAGEGKTGMGEGEKKRQEQSVAFYELFTFADRYDLALMGAGSLGAVVHGSAMPVFFLLFGDLVNGFGKNQADLGTMTNEVSKYALYFIYLGLVVCVSSYAEIACWMYTGERQVGTFRRRYLEAVLKQDVGFFDTDARTGDIVFSVSTDTLLVQDAISEKVGNFIHYLSTFLAGLVVGFISAWRLALLSVAVIPGIAFAGGLYAYTLTGLTSKGRESYANAGIIAEQAIAQVRTVYSFVGESKALNSYSEAIQNTLKLGYKAGMAKGLGIGCTYGIACMSWALVFWYAGVFIRNGQTDGGKAFTAIFSAIVGGMSLGQAFSNLGAFSKGKIAGYKLMEIIRQRPSIIQDPSDGKCLPEVHGNIEFKDVTFSYPSRPDVIIFRDFSLFFPAGKTAAVVGGSGSGKSTVVALIERFYDPNQGQVLLDNVDIKTLQLKWLRDQIGLVNQEPALFATTILENILYGKPDATIAEVEAAASAANAHSFISLLPNGYNTQAGERGVQLSGGQKQRIAIARAMLKNPKILLLDEATSALDLGSESIVQEALDRLMVGRTTVVVAHRLSTIKNVDMIAVMQQGQVVETGTHEELLAKGSSGAYASLIRFQEMARNRDFGAPSTRRSRSSRLSHSLSTKSLSLRSGSLRNLSYQYSTGADGRIEMVSNADNDRKYPAPRGYFFKLLKLNAPEWPYSILGAIGSVLSGFIGPTFAIVMSNMIEVFYYRDPNAMERKTREYVFIYIGTGLYAVVAYLVQHYFFSIMGENLTTRVRRMMLAAILRNEVGWFDEDENNSSLLAARLATDAADVKSAIAERISVILQNMTSLLTSFIVGFIVEWRVALLILATFPLLVLANFAQQLSLKGFAGDTAKAHAKTSMIAGEGVSNIRTVAAFNAQDKILSLFHHELRVPQRRSLRRSQTSGLLFGLSQLSLYSSEALVLWYGAHLVRSGASTFSKVIKVFVVLVITANSVAETVSLAPEIIRGGESIRSIFSILNRGTRIDPDDPEAEPIDSIRGEIELRHVDFAYPSRPDVPIFKDFNLRIRAGQSQALVGASGSGKSTVIGLIERFYDPTAGKVMVDGKDIRRLNLKSLRLKIGLVQQEPVLFAASIFENIAYGKDRATEEEVIEAARAANVHGFVSVLPEGYKTAVGERGVQLSGGQKQRIAIARAVLKNPAVLLLDEATSALDAESECVLQEALERLMRGRTTVLVAHRLSTIRGVDSIAVVQDGRIVEQGSHTELVTRADGAYSRLLQLQHHHV